A window from Fusobacterium sp. encodes these proteins:
- a CDS encoding helix-turn-helix transcriptional regulator, translating to MKIEKQYIILGQRLRELREEKGIPQLKVAQDLSFPKSSYQGYESASARLSLEALDKLAFYFNVSIDYLLGKTDIRTPYPHSDEDFYMLYGKVPKRAPVDWKSVDKNINLEKIKKEYSDFKLFISLLEYFGYSTETVSDPEGDEGYLFLSKNGKRFELKLPEDQNKILKDIELYTELLLIRDKLVE from the coding sequence ATGAAAATAGAAAAACAATATATCATATTGGGGCAAAGGCTGAGAGAGTTAAGAGAAGAAAAAGGAATTCCACAATTAAAAGTTGCTCAAGATTTAAGTTTTCCAAAGTCATCTTATCAAGGATATGAGTCTGCTTCAGCTAGATTGTCACTAGAAGCATTAGATAAATTAGCTTTCTATTTTAATGTTTCTATAGACTATTTACTTGGGAAAACAGATATAAGAACACCATACCCTCATAGTGATGAAGATTTTTATATGCTATATGGTAAAGTTCCAAAAAGAGCCCCAGTAGATTGGAAAAGTGTAGATAAAAATATAAATCTTGAAAAAATAAAAAAGGAATATAGTGACTTTAAATTATTTATTAGTCTATTAGAATATTTTGGATATAGTACAGAAACTGTAAGTGATCCAGAAGGAGATGAGGGATATTTATTTTTATCAAAGAATGGTAAAAGGTTTGAATTGAAACTACCAGAAGATCAAAACAAGATATTGAAAGATATTGAATTATATACTGAATTATTGTTAATACGTGATAAACTTGTGGAATAA
- a CDS encoding protein kinase family protein, which translates to MALKTGEVIKFNRTKNFEYLKALGRGGTGDTHLFLDKTTDIKFAIKKYTPIQTEFVKELYDRFVNEIKILFNISHPNIVRIYNYYLYQESYLGYLQMEYIDGVPIDQYDPWDFDKQWDEIFIETISAFRYLESKNILHRDIRPANIMISHEQEVKVIDFGFGKLLNSIEKKSDSVFLNWPVSELPKEIAIDKTYTLQSEIFFLGKIFNSILKEKEQLEKFKYRFILDKMTKIYPEERYKTFTEIEQEISSGLFLGISFNDNERECYSQFASVLEKVIAHYNDNYETNMDFQSILNSLNSLITRNMLEEYIQKNDELIRIFIKSSYSYFSYNLIKFEVVKNFYTFFYTLEAKKQMIVLDNLYSRLSKIEIKKEENFYDDDDEFPF; encoded by the coding sequence ATGGCACTAAAAACAGGAGAGGTAATAAAATTTAATAGAACTAAAAATTTTGAATACCTAAAAGCTTTAGGTAGAGGTGGAACAGGAGATACCCATTTATTTTTAGATAAGACTACAGATATTAAATTTGCTATAAAAAAATATACTCCTATTCAAACTGAATTTGTAAAAGAGTTGTATGACAGATTTGTGAATGAAATAAAAATTTTATTTAATATATCCCACCCAAACATAGTGAGAATTTATAATTATTATCTTTATCAAGAGTCTTATCTTGGGTATTTACAGATGGAATATATAGATGGAGTACCAATAGATCAATATGATCCTTGGGATTTTGATAAACAGTGGGATGAGATTTTTATTGAAACAATATCAGCTTTTAGATATTTAGAATCTAAAAATATTCTTCATAGAGATATAAGGCCTGCAAATATTATGATTTCTCATGAACAAGAGGTCAAGGTAATAGATTTTGGTTTTGGAAAACTTTTAAATTCAATTGAAAAAAAAAGTGACAGTGTTTTTCTCAACTGGCCTGTGAGTGAGTTACCAAAAGAAATAGCGATAGATAAGACATACACTCTTCAATCAGAAATATTCTTTTTGGGAAAAATATTTAATTCAATTTTAAAAGAAAAAGAACAATTAGAAAAATTTAAATATAGATTTATTTTAGATAAAATGACTAAGATATACCCAGAGGAAAGATACAAAACTTTTACAGAAATAGAACAGGAAATTTCATCAGGGTTATTTTTAGGAATTTCATTTAATGATAATGAAAGAGAATGTTATTCTCAATTTGCTAGTGTTCTTGAGAAAGTAATAGCCCACTACAATGATAATTATGAGACAAATATGGATTTTCAATCCATTTTAAATAGTTTAAACAGCTTAATTACTAGAAATATGCTAGAAGAATATATTCAGAAAAATGATGAATTGATAAGAATTTTTATAAAAAGTTCTTACAGTTATTTTTCTTATAATCTTATTAAATTTGAAGTTGTAAAGAATTTTTATACCTTTTTTTATACTCTTGAAGCAAAAAAGCAAATGATAGTATTAGATAATTTATATTCTAGATTATCAAAAATTGAGATAAAAAAGGAAGAAAATTTTTATGATGATGATGACGAATTTCCATTCTAA
- a CDS encoding sigma factor-like helix-turn-helix DNA-binding protein, with protein sequence MNIKKYLSQVHVLDKEIKHELEIIKELNNPSKYGKTEKTEKALNLEKQILDKIENMRQLKEKICNDITRIEDITEKELLQKRYIQNLTWEDIAEQLGYSITQTYRIHKKALSNFKV encoded by the coding sequence ATGAATATAAAAAAATATTTATCACAAGTCCATGTATTAGATAAAGAAATAAAGCATGAGTTAGAAATAATCAAAGAACTAAATAACCCATCTAAATATGGAAAAACTGAGAAAACTGAGAAAGCTTTAAATTTAGAAAAGCAAATACTTGATAAAATAGAGAATATGAGACAACTCAAAGAAAAAATATGTAATGATATTACTAGAATAGAAGATATAACAGAAAAAGAGCTACTTCAAAAAAGATATATTCAAAATTTAACTTGGGAAGATATAGCTGAACAACTGGGATATTCTATCACTCAAACATATAGAATACATAAAAAAGCTTTGAGTAATTTTAAAGTTTAA